The genomic stretch TCCGGGCCGACTCTGGTCACTGTCGACCGGGATCTGCAGACGCTGATGCTGGCGTACACAGTGTCCTGGAACACCATCATCGAGCCCGCGCCCAACCTGGCCCGGCAGATCCTCGCCCTGATCGAGGAGAGCCCGGTTCTGTCCACTGTGCTGCCAATGCCGGCCAGTGAACCGGCCCGGACGATCGCCGAGACCCTGCGGTTCAATCCCGGCGACATCCGAGGCGTGGAAAGGCTCGCGGAATCGGTGCACGCCTCCGCGCGTACAGTGGAAAGGCTTTTTCAAGCCGAGACCGGAATGACCTTACGGCAGTGGAGAATCCGCAACCGCATGGAGGCGGCTGCCATTCTGTTGCGCTCGAATGCGGCGCCCGATGCCGTTGCGCACCGGGTTGGATATACGAACGTGAATGCATTCCGGCGCGTTTTCAAGGGCCATTTCGGCATCTCGCCGACCGAATATGTAGATCGCTTTAAGGCTCAGCGGTGATCGCCGACGGAGGCGACCGGCCGGGACGCGTCGGTCACCTCGGCGATGAGCCGCCGGAGGGCGTCGGCACCGGCCTTCGCGGCATCGTCCGCAGGACGTTCCCGATATCCGGGGTTGAAGATCTCGAGGGACAGCGGTCCCCGGTAGCCGGACGAGATCGCGGCCGCGACCTGCGCCGGCAGGTCGAACTCGCCCTCGCCGGGGAAGCAGCGGTGGTTGCGGCTCCACGTCAGTAGGTCCATGGGCAGCCGCGGCGCGTCGGCGACCTGGAGGAAACCGATGGCGTACGGTGGCAGCTCGGCCAGCGTGCCCGCGTCCTCGCCGCGTGCGTTCATGTGGAACGTGTCCACCACCAGGGCGAGGTTCGGGTGGCTCGCGCGCTGGATGGTGTCCCAGGCGTCGGCGGTGCGGCTGATGTGGGTGCCCCAGGCGAGCGCCTCGAACATGATCATCATGCCGTGCTCCGCGGCTGCGGCCGCCAGGATCGCGAGCTGCGCCGCCGAGAGGTCGCGGTTGCCGTCGGCGTCCGTGTCGGTGTTGGAGACCACGAGGATCGACTCGGCGCTGAGCCGGCGCATCACGTCGAGCTCGCCGTGGAAGCGCGACAGGACCTCGCGGAACTCACCCGGGGGCACTCCCTCCGCGCGGCGGAAAGGCTGGTAGAGCTCGATGGTGAGTCCGAGGTCGGCGCATCGGTGGGCGCATTCTTCGGGGGTCATCCCGGAGCGCCGCAAGTCGTCGTCGAGCAATTCGATGCTGTGGAATCCCGCAGCGGCGATCGCGGAGATTTTCTCCTCAAGACCGCCGCCTATCGATACGGTTGCCATGCACATCTTCATCGTCTGCAGGCCTCACTGGTCAGCGGGAGATCATCCCTGCCACGGTGGCGAGGTTAGGTTAGCCTATCCTACCCTCAAGGCAAGCCCGAGTGAGGCATGCGCATACGTGAACCCCTCGCGGAGTTTCCTGCGGCCGAGTCTTAGGTTAGGCTGACCTTACTTGACCGGGAGAAGGGCTGTCGCTGGTGTTGCCCAGAATCTGCCCGTACTTCATCCCGACCGGCTTCGACCTGCACCGCGCGCGAGTCGGATGGAAACCCGATCCGGCCCGCGCCGTCCTGCTCGTGCACGACATGCAGAACTACTTCCTGGCCCCGTTCGGCATCGCCGACCAGGCCCTGGCCGCCCGGGTCGTGCGCAACATCGGCATGCTGCGTGAGTGTGGCATCCCGGTCGTCTACACGGCTCAGCCAGGTGGACAGACACCGGCTGAGCGGGGCCTGCAACAGGACTTCTGGGGCGACGGCCCACCGGACGATCCCCGCGCGCTGGCCATCGTGGACGCACTCACCCCGGCGGCTGGTGACCTCCGTCTCACCAAGCGGCGTGACAGCGCGTTCGCCGGCACCGTGCTCGCCGACTTGCTGGGCGACCGGGACCAACTGATCATCACGGGGGTCTACGCGCACGCAGGAGTGCTCGCGACGGCGCAGGACGCTTTCATGCGCGACATCCAGGCGTTCGTGGTGGCGGACGCGGTCGCCGACTTCAGCCCCGCCCATCACCGCGAAGCGCTCCGCCGCGTGTCGGACCGGTGCGGTGTGGTCGGCACCGCCGCCGAGATCGCCGAACTCCTCTGATTTCGTGTTCGAAGAAAGGGCAATCCATGTCTGCCGCGGACATCGAGGTGTACGACCTCGTCGGCATCGGCTTCGGCCCATCGAACCTGGCCCTCGCCATCGCCGTCGAGGAACACAATGCCCGCTGCACGCGGGCCGAGGATCGCATCTCCGCCATCTTCCTGGAGAAGCAGGACGACTTCGGCTGGCACCGCGGCATGCTCTTCGACAACGCCACCATGCAGGTGTCGTTCCTCAAGGACCTGGTCACCATGCGCAACCCGGCCAGCGACTTCAGCTTCGTGTCGTACCTGCACGCGCACGGCCGGCTCGCCGACTTCATCAACTACAAGACGGTGTATCCGCTGCGCGTCGAGTTCCACGACTACTTCCGGTGGGCGGCCGGCCGGATGAGCGAGGTGGTCCGCTACGGCCACACTGTCACCGACGTGGTCCCAGTGCCCGGCGGCGACCTCGTCGACGTGATCGCGGCGACGCCGTCAGGGGGCCGTACCGTCCGCGCCCGTAACGTCAGCCTTGCGCTGGGCCTCGAACCGAGCCTGCCGCCCGGCGTGAAGCCGAGCGAGCGGATCTGGCACAACCTCGACATCCTGCACCGCGTGGCCGCGTTCGAGGTGGCCGAGCCCCGCCGTCTCATCGTCGTCGGCGCCGGCCAGAGCGCCGCCGAGTCGGTCAGCTTCCTGCACAGCCGCTATCCCACGGCCGAGGTCTGCTCGGTCTTCTTCCGGTACGGCTACAGCCCCGCCGACGACAGCAACTACGCCAACCGCATCTTCGACCCGGAGGCCGTCGACGTCTATTACGACGCCCCCGCAGACGTGAAGCGGATGCTGTTCGACTATCACCGCAACACCAACTACTCGGTGGTCGACGGCGACCTCATTGAGGAGCTGTATCGCCGCCAGTACGCGGAAAAGGTGCTCGGCCGCCCCCGGCTGCGCATGCTGAACGCGTCCCGGGTCGCCGAGCTGACCGAGACCCCGGACGGCGTATGGGCGGTGGTCGAACATCTGCCGAGCGGCGAGCGCGAGCCGATGGACGCCGACGCGATCGTCTTCGCCACCGGCTATCGCCCGGTCGACCCGGCCCGGCTCCTCGGCGCCGCGGGCGAGTTGTGCCTGCACGACGACGAGAGCCTGCTGCGAATCGGCCGTGACTACCGCCTCGAGACCGGCGATCAGCTACGGGCCGGCCTCTATCTACAGGGCGGCACCGAGCACGCGCACGGGATAACCGCCACCCTGCTGTCCGCGGTGGCCGTCCGATCCGGTGAGATCGTGGCGTCGATCGCGGCTGCAGTCGCGGACCGCGCCCCGGTCCCGCCCGCCGCGGGCCGCCCCCTGGCGACGATCGGGGAGCGCTATTCGTAGCGGACCGCGTCGTGCCGGGTCAGCGCGCCGAGCAACGGCACTCGGCGGCCGACGACAGCAGCACGATGAGCAGGCCAGCGCCGGCCTACAGCAGGACCGCAGCTCCGTCCAGCGCCACGTCACGACCCGGCCATCGGGACGCTGGAGGTCGTGAGTCACGCTCACTCCCCGCCGCTCCTGATCGACGCTCGCGGCGGTGCCACGTACATACCGGTGGCCCCGGTGGCCCCGGCGCGCCATCCTGCTTAGCCCTCGTTGACCGCGGTCGTCCATGTCAGAGCGCATGCATCGTCGCCGACGGTGACGAGCAGGGTGGTGTCGTCAGCGGGAATAGGCCCGTCCGTAGTTTCCAGACCCAAAACAACTCGCTAAGCTGTTGATCTAGGCCCGTACCTGGGGCGGCTGCCTTGGGGAGCGAGTTGCAGGGGAGACATTTCGCCGTTCCCTGCGATCCCGGTACGTGGGATGCGAGATCATCGCCGGTGCCTCCGGTGGTGCTCGTCGTTCTCGGCGGTGATAGGCGCGGAGGTCTCCTCGCCGAGCCGGACGTAGATGCCGAGGGTGGCCAGGCGCCGGTGGCGGGACTTGGCCTGTAGCTCGGCGGCGCTACGGCCCTTGGCGGCCAGGTGCGTCAGCCCGGAGTGGCGCAGTTGGTGGAGGGTGTACCCGATCCCGTGCGGGTCGTGGAGCTTGGAAGCATGCTTGAACAGGTACTCGGCGCGCGGGTAGGACAGCCGGCCGCGGCCGGTGTCTGGGCAGATGTCGCCCAGGGCCGGCGCGCGGCGGCCGGTGGCGGGTGCGCGCCGGTCGGCGAGGAACACCGGTCCGGCGGTGCGCCCGGCTAGCAGCCGGGGCAGAAGTCGGGCAGTCGGGGTCTCCCAGTGCACGTAGGCGCGGTCGCCGCCCTTCTCGGTGATCAAGGCGCGGCGGAACTCCATGTCGAGGTCGGGCACGTCCAAGCCGAGAATTTCCTCGGCGCGGGCGCAGGTCTCGTAGAGCATTCGCCACAGGATCCGCTCGCGCAGCGGGTGGCGGTCGTCGGTGAACAGCCGGTCGAGGCGGGCGCGGGGAATGGCTTTGTCCCGGGTCTGGGTGACTTTGCGGCGTTCCAGTTGTCGGCCGGGGTCAGTGGTCAGCCAGTCCTGGCGGCGGCAGTAGGCGGTGAACGAGGTCAGCGTGGACAGGTGCTTGTTCCAGGTGTTCGCGGCCCCCTGGTCCCAGCGGGCCATCGTCTGCTCGTAGATCTCCGGGGTGAGCGCGGCGACCGGGAGTTGGTCACCGGTGGTCTCTCGTAGCCGGCGCAGGGTCTCGGTGTAGGAGGCGCGGGTGGGGTCGTTGTGGAGCCGGTCGAGAAACGCGTCGACGGCGACCACGAGCGCGACCGGGCGGCGGGCGGTCGGTAGCGGGATCACGGACACCTCGACGGCCCCTTCCGATGATGTGACACAGAATGTGCCTGAGTCACCATCACCCTGGTGCTGTGTCCAGCAGGTGGTGGTGGGTGGATCGCCGACCTCTGTGACAGAGGCTACGGGATTCTCTGTCCCAGAAGGTCAACGAGTGGCGCTGACATCCCCACCTCAAAGACACTGCATTTTCTGATGCAATCGGCTAGGGTATGCGTCATGACCTCCTCCGACGCGTCCTCGATCTACATCCGCATGCCTGCCGACCTCAAGAGCGCGGTCGACGACCACGCCAAGGCGCGGGGCAGCACGGTGACCGGCGCGGCGGTGGATCTGCTCGGCCGAGGTCTGCAAGCGGTCGCCGATGAGAGGTCCGTCGCCGACCTGCAAGCCGCGCTGTCCCGCTCGGTCACGGAGAAGGCGGTCGTGGAGGCCGAGCTGGTGACCGCGCGAGCGCAACTGGCCACCCTCGGAAACTTCGTCGACCGGGCTGGCCAGCGGGTCGGCACCTGCCCGAGCTGTCGGCAGCCGATCAGCGGTGCCGACGTGTTCGCGGCCAGTCGGTGCCCGGCCTGCGGCCAGCCGCTGACTGAACTGCTCGCCCCGAAGGCCAACAGCGCCACAGGGATCGACCAGCGGGAGCTACTGCTGTTCGCCGGCGCGCTCGGTGCACTGATCGGCGTCGCCTACCTGTCCACCAAGAAGTAGTCCATCCAGTAGTAAGGAGAACCAGATGAAGAAGTCGCACATGACGGTGCTGACCGTCGCCGTCACCATCTGCCGCATCGCCACCCTGATCAAGGGCGCGGAGCAGTGGGTGATCAACGCGAACCGCGTACGAGCCGACCCATCCCCCGCCAACCTGACCAAGCTGGCCCTCGCCAGCGGGGTCCTGCTCACCGCCGTACGGAGCATCTGACCAAAGATCAGATGCTCGGCGAAAGGGGACGGTCACCCAAGCGCCAATCTGGCCCCGCGCAGCACCTGGTGCTGCGCGGGGCCAGATTCGTCAGCCTCTGACCAGCGAGGGCATGCGATGACAACGGTTGACGAACACCACCGGCGGCTGCCCGGCAGCGGGTTCACGTGCCAGCGGTGGGTGGTCAGCGGTGTGCCGGGGTGACCTCGGCCAGCCGCAGCGGCCGGTAGCCGTCGGTGTCGAGCTGGGCGAGTTCGCCGTCGATGTCGACCGAGTGGGTGCCGTAGAAGTGGACGTTCTCGTGGTGGGTCGGCCAGATGTGCGCCAGCACCTCGGCGTCGACGTCGCGGCCGGCCCAGCACAGGGCTGCTAAGCCGAGGCCGTGGTACTCCGTCGACCAGCAGACGATCGCGTTGGTGGCCAGGGTCAGGCACCACATCTGCTTGGTCTGCTGCTCGTGGTGGCGGCGGCGCAGCGCTCCCTCGCCGGCGTACGCAAGGGAGCGGCGCAGAGCGTGCAGGTTCTCGCCCTTGTCGAGCTGCCGGGAGATCCGCCGCCGGTAGGTCTCGTCGGCCAGGCACCGGGCGGCGTAGACGGTGCGGCGCAGCGCCCCGTACTCCTTGATCGCGCTGGTCAGCGCGTTCTGCTGCCGTTTCGAGAAGCACAGCTTCCCCACGACCAGTGCTGCGGTCGGGTGGCCGCCCTGCACCGAGGCGGCGACACGCAGCAGATCGTCCCAGGTACTCGTGATCAGGTCGGTGTTCAGGCGACGGGCCAGCAGGCCGCCCGCGCGCGGGTAGCGGACGAGGAAGTCGGCGTTCGGCCCGGTCCGGTACAGGGTGATTTTCCCGAGGTCCCGGATGCGGGGCGAGAGTTGCTTGCCGACCAGGTCGAACAGGACGAAGTTGGCCAGGGTCGCGCCGTGGGTGTCGGTGGCGTGCTCGAACACCGGCAGGTCGGTCTCGTTGCCGAGCAGTCCGTCGAGTACAACTGCACCGCCACACCCAGCACGTTGCGGGCCGTGCGGAACTGGCGAACGAACGCCTCGTCCGCGCCGGTCGACCCGGCGACGTGGTGCTGTCTCATGTGCAGCCACAGCGTCTGGCGGCTCGCATCCGGGTTGTTGGGCGACCAGTTGAGAGGCTGGGCGCTTCTGGAGTTGCATTGTTGGTGATCGCTATAGTCCTTGCGGTGTGTCAGGTTGGGGTGACTGACAGCGCAAGGGGGTCTGCCGGTGAGCTGGGATGTCGTGGCCGCGGAGGCGGCGAAGACCGTCACGGCAGGCGTCGGTGGTGTCGTGGTGGCCGGTGCGGGTGGGGTGATGCGGGCATTGCTGCGTCGGCTCGGCGCGCTGCCGAATGATCCGGAGAAGTTGCGGGACGCGATTCTGGAGGCGGGCGAGCGGGATCCGCATTTCGCTGCGGAGGTCAGCGTCGCGTTGGCGGCGGTGGCAGGTGCGGTGACCGAGAGTGGCGTTCTGCCGCCGGCGGTGTTCCTCGATCGGGATGCGGCGCGGGTGGAGTTGGCGGAGCCGGGTGTGCATCTGGTGGCGGGGGTGCACGGGGTGGGTAAGACCGCTTTGGTGCTCCAGGTCAGCCACGAGGCAGCGGGCCGGTTTCCGGGTGGGCGGGTGTATGTCGACCTGGATGTTTACCGGGTGGGCGAGGCGTTGCAGGTTGGTGAGGTGCAGGCGGCGGTGCTGCGTCAGCTCGGCGTGCCGGTCGCTGAGGTTTCCCTGGCGGTGATGGCGGAGCAGTACCGGCGTGCGTTGGTGCACCGGCGGTGTGTCCTGGTGTTGGACAACGTGCTTGGCGCGGCGGAGGTGTCGGCGTTGGTGCAGCCGTGGCCGGCGAGCCTGGTGTTGGTGACGGCTCGCCGGTTGACCGATGATCTACGCGCCTGGGCGCCGACCGCGCCGGTGATCCTGCACGGGTTGGACGAGCAGGGCGCATGGGAGATGCTGGAGCATCGCTGTCCCGGGATGCTGGCGGCCGAGCCGGCCGCGGCGCGGGAACTGCTCGAGTTGTGCGATCGGATCCCGTTCGCCATCGTGCAGGTCGCCGTGCGGTTGTCTCGGCGGCGCGGCGTTGCGGGGGCGGTTGCGGCGGTTCGGGACGAGCTTGCCAGCAGCGATGACCCGGGTGAGTTGATCCTGCGGTGCCTGGGCCAGACGATTCGGGAGCTACCCGACGCGACCGTCGATGACCTGATCGTCTTGGCCACGCAACCGGTGCGGGACTTCAGTCACGAGGCGGCGGTAGCGGCGGTGGGGCATGGTGTCGACCGCCTGATCGACGCCGGGTTGGTGGTCGCCGAGACGCGGGGTCGGCTGCGGTTGCCGGGGCTGATCCGTGACCACGCGCTACGGATGCTCCCAGACCACGCGGTCGACGCCGATACGCCGTTCGAGCGGCTGCTCACGTTCTACCGGGACCGGGCGGTCGCGGCGGACCTGGCTGGCGGTCAGCGGCTGCGCCGCTACCAGGTTCCGTCTGGACTGGGGTGGAACCCGTCGTGGTCGGTGCCGCTGGATTGGTTGGAGACCGAACTGGCGGCGATCGTCGCGGTCATCCCGCGTGCCTTCCATGCCGGCCGGTTCGTGGAGGTGACGCAGTTGTGCGGTGCGCTGGAGCCGCTGCTGACCAGCCGCGGCCACCATTGGCGGATCTCCGGCGCCAACGAGTGGGGCGTGCGGGCCGCCCGCGCGCTCGGTGACCGGGTGCTGGAGGCACGCATTCACGCCGCGCAGGCACGCCTGTTCACCCAACTACATCTACTCGACCGGGCGGAAACCGCCCTGACCGAAGCAGAGCGCCTGCTGGCCACGACCGATGACGCGCACATGCATTCGTCGGTCGGGGAGTTCCGGGGCCGGCTGGCCGAGGCCCAGGGCGACTACGGCGCCGCGGAACAGGCGTTCCGCCGCTGCCTCGTCATCGACGAGCGGCAGCAGTTGCGCAGGGCCGCCGGGATCCACCATCGGATGCTCGCCAACGTGCTGCTGCATCTCGGCCGGCCGCAGGAGGCTCTGCCGCTGCTGGCCACCGCGTTCACGTTGACCGATGACGTGCGCAACGCCGCCCGTGCGCATACCGTGGCGGCCCGCGCCCATCTCGCGCTCGGCGACCTGCCGCAGGCACGCGCCGCGATCGGACTGGCCCGTCAGATGGTGGCCGAGGCCACGGCGACGCAGTA from Micromonospora craniellae encodes the following:
- a CDS encoding AraC family transcriptional regulator is translated as MSQRTYGDDAIVPWRIWMPAVSVPVQQEDRLHVLLWQVHGDADLVVGGVQHALVAGHALWVPVGVRHEFTVRANSVTMPLFFEAADIATTLSGPTLVTVDRDLQTLMLAYTVSWNTIIEPAPNLARQILALIEESPVLSTVLPMPASEPARTIAETLRFNPGDIRGVERLAESVHASARTVERLFQAETGMTLRQWRIRNRMEAAAILLRSNAAPDAVAHRVGYTNVNAFRRVFKGHFGISPTEYVDRFKAQR
- a CDS encoding sugar phosphate isomerase/epimerase family protein, which gives rise to MATVSIGGGLEEKISAIAAAGFHSIELLDDDLRRSGMTPEECAHRCADLGLTIELYQPFRRAEGVPPGEFREVLSRFHGELDVMRRLSAESILVVSNTDTDADGNRDLSAAQLAILAAAAAEHGMMIMFEALAWGTHISRTADAWDTIQRASHPNLALVVDTFHMNARGEDAGTLAELPPYAIGFLQVADAPRLPMDLLTWSRNHRCFPGEGEFDLPAQVAAAISSGYRGPLSLEIFNPGYRERPADDAAKAGADALRRLIAEVTDASRPVASVGDHR
- a CDS encoding isochorismatase family protein; amino-acid sequence: MLPRICPYFIPTGFDLHRARVGWKPDPARAVLLVHDMQNYFLAPFGIADQALAARVVRNIGMLRECGIPVVYTAQPGGQTPAERGLQQDFWGDGPPDDPRALAIVDALTPAAGDLRLTKRRDSAFAGTVLADLLGDRDQLIITGVYAHAGVLATAQDAFMRDIQAFVVADAVADFSPAHHREALRRVSDRCGVVGTAAEIAELL
- a CDS encoding lysine N(6)-hydroxylase/L-ornithine N(5)-oxygenase family protein, with the translated sequence MSAADIEVYDLVGIGFGPSNLALAIAVEEHNARCTRAEDRISAIFLEKQDDFGWHRGMLFDNATMQVSFLKDLVTMRNPASDFSFVSYLHAHGRLADFINYKTVYPLRVEFHDYFRWAAGRMSEVVRYGHTVTDVVPVPGGDLVDVIAATPSGGRTVRARNVSLALGLEPSLPPGVKPSERIWHNLDILHRVAAFEVAEPRRLIVVGAGQSAAESVSFLHSRYPTAEVCSVFFRYGYSPADDSNYANRIFDPEAVDVYYDAPADVKRMLFDYHRNTNYSVVDGDLIEELYRRQYAEKVLGRPRLRMLNASRVAELTETPDGVWAVVEHLPSGEREPMDADAIVFATGYRPVDPARLLGAAGELCLHDDESLLRIGRDYRLETGDQLRAGLYLQGGTEHAHGITATLLSAVAVRSGEIVASIAAAVADRAPVPPAAGRPLATIGERYS
- a CDS encoding tyrosine-type recombinase/integrase, which produces MSVIPLPTARRPVALVVAVDAFLDRLHNDPTRASYTETLRRLRETTGDQLPVAALTPEIYEQTMARWDQGAANTWNKHLSTLTSFTAYCRRQDWLTTDPGRQLERRKVTQTRDKAIPRARLDRLFTDDRHPLRERILWRMLYETCARAEEILGLDVPDLDMEFRRALITEKGGDRAYVHWETPTARLLPRLLAGRTAGPVFLADRRAPATGRRAPALGDICPDTGRGRLSYPRAEYLFKHASKLHDPHGIGYTLHQLRHSGLTHLAAKGRSAAELQAKSRHRRLATLGIYVRLGEETSAPITAENDEHHRRHRR
- a CDS encoding tetratricopeptide repeat protein, producing the protein MSWDVVAAEAAKTVTAGVGGVVVAGAGGVMRALLRRLGALPNDPEKLRDAILEAGERDPHFAAEVSVALAAVAGAVTESGVLPPAVFLDRDAARVELAEPGVHLVAGVHGVGKTALVLQVSHEAAGRFPGGRVYVDLDVYRVGEALQVGEVQAAVLRQLGVPVAEVSLAVMAEQYRRALVHRRCVLVLDNVLGAAEVSALVQPWPASLVLVTARRLTDDLRAWAPTAPVILHGLDEQGAWEMLEHRCPGMLAAEPAAARELLELCDRIPFAIVQVAVRLSRRRGVAGAVAAVRDELASSDDPGELILRCLGQTIRELPDATVDDLIVLATQPVRDFSHEAAVAAVGHGVDRLIDAGLVVAETRGRLRLPGLIRDHALRMLPDHAVDADTPFERLLTFYRDRAVAADLAGGQRLRRYQVPSGLGWNPSWSVPLDWLETELAAIVAVIPRAFHAGRFVEVTQLCGALEPLLTSRGHHWRISGANEWGVRAARALGDRVLEARIHAAQARLFTQLHLLDRAETALTEAERLLATTDDAHMHSSVGEFRGRLAEAQGDYGAAEQAFRRCLVIDERQQLRRAAGIHHRMLANVLLHLGRPQEALPLLATAFTLTDDVRNAARAHTVAARAHLALGDLPQARAAIGLARQMVAEATATQYEVELADIEAELAWRGGDPETARARWGWIAQLYWNTGDPRFDRYLRKLNVLPPPPR